The proteins below come from a single Chelmon rostratus isolate fCheRos1 chromosome 12, fCheRos1.pri, whole genome shotgun sequence genomic window:
- the ly97.3 gene encoding secreted protein of Ly-6 domain 1, with amino-acid sequence MKLLILTLTVVLLIAAGEALNCHRCVPKKAGGTCELTVETCRPEKDACAAARFLRAPYGQYQKCMALSDCEMLERNAYINMKCCSDDMCNTFENSI; translated from the exons ATGAAGTTGTTGATCTTGACTTTAACCGTCGTCCTGCTGATTGCAGCTG GTGAAGCCCTGAACTGCCACCGCTGTGTTCCTAAAAAGGCTGGAGGAACCTGTGAGCTCACTGTGGAGACCTGCAGACCAGAGAAGGAtgcctgtgctgctgccagGTTCCTCAGAGCGCCTT ATGGCCAATACCAGAAGTGCATGGCTCTGTCAGACTGCGAAATGCTGGAGAGGAACGCCTACATCAACATGAAGTGCTGCAGCGACGACATGTGCAACACCTTCGAAAACTCTATATAA